The Candidatus Peribacteria bacterium region GAAAAATTGGAAAAGTTACAGCGGAGCCCTATTGGAAAACATAAAATCTGTACTAAAAAATGATACAATATTGATGGTCAGCAGCGATTTTTCTCACTATCTGTCCCTCACAAAATCCAATGAAGCGGATGAACGTACGGCGGAGACACTCTTTTCCAAAAATCTGGAGGGGGTCGCGCAGTTGAAAAATCCTGATCAGACAGACTGCGCACAGTGTCTGTGGGTGCTAGGGTCCATTGCTGCAGAGCGCGGTTTCTACAATCCATCCACTGTTGCACACACCAACTCAGCGATCTTATTGAATAATAAAAGTGTTCAAGAAACGACCAGTCACTTCGCCATGGTCTGGTATCAGAATGCTGCACTGACCGGAGACGATCTTGCTGTTGCCGGTGATGTGACGATGACCCGGACAAAACGGACGCCGAAGATGAAACCGCCGATGCAGACGTTCTGGTCCGGCAGTGGCCTGCGCGTTGTGAATCTCGAGGGACCGCTTCTGGAAACCTGTCCTCCTGATCGCACGATGTTTAATTTCTGCAATCAGCTGAATCTATGGAAGGGCATGCTCGATTATGCGACACATTGGGGGATTATGAATAACCATACACTCGATCAGTACGTTGCCGGTCTCGCAGAGACCCGTCAGCTTATTCCCGCAAACGGTGAAATACTTGTTGATGACCATATGGTGGATGCAGGCCCGTATCGGTTCATCGGACTGAGCGGTCTGATGAATCCGGTACTGGATACGCCATTGCTCAATCTTTCGTATCAGTACAAACAGGTCGTGGCAGAACTGAAGAATAAGAACCCGGACAAGATGACAATCGTCTTTGTGCATGAGGGTATTGAATACCGGGCCCTCACATCCGAAGGGGAAAATCAGTATCTCCGCTCATTCATCGATGCCGGAGCGGACGTCGTGGTTGCCGCTCATACGCATGTCGTCAGTGATATGGAGGTCTACAAAGGAAAGCTGATTTTCCGTGGGGTGGGAAACTTTATCTTCGACCAGTATGACGAGATTTCCACGACGACCGGGAAAGCTGTCCGCCTGAGGAAAGGTAAAGATGGAATCGAATTTCAAAGCTTGATAGAGCGCATATAATTGATCACAAAATGTGCACAAAAAAATACCGCGGTATCCGCGGTATTTTTCTTCTCTCATCAAATATTAAAAGAGTTTGTACCAGGGCAATGTCGTGTCAGAGGATGTTGATCCAACACTGGAAGGCATGGAGGAGCTGGATGCTGCAGAGCTTGGCGTGGTCTTGGTGGGAGGGAGGACCAGAGCCTTGGTCGGTCTGTTCATCTGAAGGAGAACATTCAACGGAACAACACGTGCGTCGAGCTGCTTGTACGGAGTACCCGGGCGTGTGGTGATGTCATTGTCGAGGCGCTCCAGCATTTCCATCGCTTCATCAGCTGTAACAATGTGTTGCAACGTTGAGACAGAAACCGGGATGGTATTGCGTTCTGCAAGGGCAAAAGCGTACGGACCGTACCAGGCACCGCGGTTTGTCGCTTCTGCGTACGGAGTCAGACCATAGGCACGGGCGATAATCTTGGATGCTTCTGCAAACGTGATCTCATTATTCGGGCGGTAGGAACCGTCCTTGTACCCGCGTGCAATACCGTCACGCAGAGCGATGCAAAGCTGCTTTGCATACGATGCATTCACGCTGACATCGGTGTAGAGGAGGGTGAAAGTCGGAGGCAGCGTCGGGGCAATGTCCCAGTAGCAGTTCTCAATTTCAATGTCGCTGTAGAGATGTTCAATCACCATCGCCGTGAAGGATGCGCGGGTCATTTTGGTCTCTGCAGTGACTCCTGACGGAAGAGTCATGTCTTCAACAGCTTCAGGGGTAACGTAGGTTGTTGACGGGACGAAGTCGGACAGAAATTTTGCGGAGGCAGCGGGTGCGTAGAGCATGCCGAGTGTGCCTGCGGCAAGAACGAGACGGGACAGGTTCATAGAAATGATGGGAAGGAAAGTAGCTGATCGTACTACAAGCGCCGTTCAATGCAAGTTTGTCTGGAAGAAAGGGGGACTATACTTGTCATCATCCTTCCCTCTTCCCTTCCTTTTTTCTATGAAAAAGAGTGCCATTTCTTCCCGCGCCTGCGTCGCGGAATTTCTCGGAACATTTTTACTTGCCACAGGTGTTGGCGTCACGATCGGCATTCCTGGTAGCGGCGTGCCCACTGCGGTGCTGGCAGGTCTCATTCTGGGTACGATGGTGTATAGCATCGGCGCCATCAGCGGTGCGCACATCAACCCAGCTGTCACTGTCTCCCTTTTCAGTGTCGGAAAGATCAAGGCTCCTGCAGCCATTTCCTACATTCTGAGCCAATTGCTGGGAGGCGGTCTTGCACTCCTGCTTCAGATGTATCATTTCCCCTTCACTCTTGAGCAGAGTATGGACAACATGGCGCTCACCGCTGTTGGTGAAATAATCGGTACATTCATTCTGGTCTGGGGTATTTGCTCCGTGGTCTATGGAAAAGTCCAGGATAGTGCAAGCGGTCTGACTATTGGTGCCTCGCTCACGATTGGTGCCATCATTGCATCGATCGGTTCCTATGGAGTCCTTAACCCTGCAGTCGCGGCCGGTCTCGGTATCTTCGCACCCGTGTATCTGCTCGCGCCGTTTGTGGGTGGCGTACTTGCTGCGCAGCTTTACCGGTGGACAGCAAATGGTAAATAAATAGAAATAATCCCTTATGAAAAACAAAAAGTCTGATCTACAAATATGATCAGACTTTTTGAAAATAGCGAAATATCTGACAATAAAATGACAGAGACTTGCTATACTTGGTCTACATTCTTTCCTCTTTTTACGTATGGCTTCTCCTATGGATAATGATGTCATTCAGGCCAAGTGCGAACAGTTCCTCCGTGAACTCGGAGTTCCGGGATTTGTGGTCTTTGGATGGCAAAAAGATAATGAACAGTTCGGGGTTGTGTCTTCCTTTCATGAAATGCCGGTGAATGCGGCGGTGAAGGGGATGACGTGGGCTCTGAATGACTTTGTATCGAAGTCTCTGTAATCGTGTCATGCTGCTTGCCGGCCGTCGCTTTTAGCGAAGGCTGGAGGACACTCGAAGCATGTCTGTACTATAATCTCTTCTCTTTCTATGCAGATTCCCTCCAGGGGCCGCTGCCGCGGGGGCGTTCCTTTTTGTCCGTGCAACAAAAAGGAACCAAAAAGTGCGGTCCGGGCCAGCCGCCCCTCCGCTTGCCCCTTCACCCCCCGGGTGGCCGGACTCCACCCCGACGAACGACGGGACTTCATTTTCGCTTTGCGAAAATGTTTCTGGTGGAACTTCTTTTTTATTAGAACAAACAGAACTCCCTCGCCCGTTCCGGGAGAGGGGCGGGGAGAGGGCTAGGCCTTCAACACCATCTTCATTCCCCAGTTCGTCAGTCCAAACACTACAGCCAGTACCAGCCAGCCTGTAAATCCTCCAAAGAAGGTTAATGTCACAACGGCTGGGTCCATTCGTTCAGCAATTTTCTGAATGATAAACAGGAAGAGCCAGTTCATGATGATGGTGGCAATCAATCCGAAGACGAGATGAAACGGTGCAAAGACAATGTGGAGGACCGGGCGCATGATCATGTTCATAAGCGTGAGCAAAGATCCAATGATGATATACGCGGGGATGCCTCCATTCAGATAAAAATACTGTTCCAATTTTGTGCTCAATAACCACACAAGACCAATGGTCAGTACCCACTGAAAGATGATTTTTGTCGGCCAGGAAAATCCACGGGACTCAGCCATCAGACTTTATGGAAGCGGATAACAATAGAGGTGTCTTCAATAGCGACAGTGATCGGGTCTCCGGTGGAGGCGCCAAGTACGGACTTGGTTTCGTCTGCGATAAACTGACCGTGGCTTCTTAGGACGCCATCCATGCCTTCAATCGAAAGCCCGATCGTATCCGTATGCAGCAGACCTGACTCTTTACGAAGTTTCTGGACGGAGCGGATGACATCGCGGGCGTAGCCTTCGGCGATCAGTTCATCTGTGAGCGTGGTTTCCATGCTGACAACAACACCGCCCTCCGCTGCCATATCGGCACCTTCACGACCGTTGTAGATAATTTTCACTTCATCCGGACTCAGGCGTTCATCCAGAATCAGCACTTCGCCGTTTTCTTCTACTGTAAACTCGCCTGCCTTTCCGGCCTTGATAAGTTCCTGGACACGGCCGCCAAAGCGCGGACCTGCCTTGCGGGCATCGACCATGGCAATGCTCTGGCCCAGCGATCCTGCATCCTCCGTGAATGTGACGTCTTTCACGTTGAGTTCCTGCCGCAGAAGCTGCAAATCCTCGTTTGTAAGATCATCTGCCTTCAGCATCGATACAGGAATGGCAATGATGGATTTGCTCAGGGGCTGGCGGACTTTGATCTTCTTTTCCGAGCGGATCTTGTTTCCCAGGCGCACGATCAAACGTAGCACGCGGTTCTTGCGGATAAGGGCATCGTCCTCTTTTGTCAGTGCCTGCATCGTCGGCCAATCTGTCAGATGAATGGAGCCATGCTTGGCAGGACTGAGGTTGAGGTAGATGGCATCGGTGATAAACGGACAGAACGGCGCCAGGACCTGGCTGATGGTTAGAAGGACTTCATGGAGCGTGGTGAGTGCAGCCTGACGTTCTGCATCATTCCCGTCTGCGTACACATCCTGCTCACCGGCAGTTTTGCCGGCGAATCTGCGGCGGGAGAGGCGGATGTACCAGTTGGTCAGTGCATCAATGGTCGAGCCGAGCTCGTTACAGGTAGCGGAGAGATCATATTGATCCAGCTGTTCCGTCATGCGGTTCACCAGATCCTGCACTTCTGCGCGGATCCATTTATCGAGCGGGTGATTCGATGCGATTGGCTTACTGGAGGGCTCGAAGCCTGCTGCGTTCGCGTAGGTGACGAAGAAGCTGTAGCTGTTCCAGAGCGGGAGAATCACGTTACGCACTGTCTCTTCTACCACCTTTTCCGAGAAGCGGAGGTCCTCTGCGCGCACAGCCGGAGAGCTCATCAGCGCAAAACGCAGTGCATCGGCACCATGCTTTTCCACGACTTCGACGGGGTCCGGATAGTTTTTCAGGCGCTTGCTCATTTTGCGTCCGTCTTCGGCAAGCACGGTTCCATTCACAATACAGTGTTTGAATGCCGGCTTTTTGAAGAGTGAGGCGCTCAGCACTGTGAGTGTATAGAACCAGCCGCGTGTCTGGTCGATTCCTTCCGCAATGAAGTCTGCAGGGAAGCCTTTCGGCAGTTCACTGCTTGATTGCTCAAACGGGAAATGGCTCTGTGCGTACGGCATCGATCCGCTTTCGAACCAGCAGTCGAGGACGTCCGGGATGCGCCTGAGGACAGGATGGAGGGGGAAATCGATTTTTTCTGTGTTCTGAGGCAGTAAGTTGATACCTTCTGCATAGGAGCGGTTCTCAATCACCAGGCGCAGCGCCTGTATGAATCCGCCATGTCCGACAAGAAGCACACGCTTTCCGGCAAACTTTTCACGGATCATTGCTGCCGCCTGTTCTGCGCGGGAGAGTAATTCCTGCAGACTTTCACCATTCTCCGGTGTGTGGTGACTGAGAGCGGCATCCATGTCTGGATACATCAGTGGCTTGTTTTTGATGACTTCCGCAATAGTTTTCCCCTTCCAGGAGCCAAAATTCCGTTCACGGAGCATGGCCCATTCTTCTTCATGCGGTGCGTCGATAGCTTTTTTGATAAAGGCAGCCGTCTTCGCTGCGCGCGGCAGATCGGAGGACAGGACAACATCAAAGGTGCCTTTGCCCATCGTCTTTGCCAGTGTCTCCGCCTGCATGTCGCCGGTAGCGTTGAGAGGTGTGTCGTCATCATTAAAGCGCTTGTCTTTATTACGGTCAGTTTCTCCGTGACGCACCAGTGTCAGCTTCACACTGGCATCACTGAGAGACCCTGACCAGGTCAGATCATCAATCACATCTTTGTGCAGATCCATCTGGCTCTGTGTGCTGTGATCCCAGAAGTACGTCTGTGGAGTGGCATGGGACGCAAGTTCGCGTGCGACAATCTTGTAGGGATCTTCTTTGGTAAAGAAATGATCGACCACATACATCGGGTCGCCATGTGTGACGATGGCGATGTGGTCACTTCTGTGTTTTGGGAGCGTTTCTTCAAAGAATGAGAAAATGCGCGCCTTCACACTGTCCCACGGCTCCATGCCGGGAAGATGATACGTGCTCTGCGGAGAGGTGAGAGATTTCTTATCCTGACGGAGCTGTTTGGAGATCTCCAGGTCTGCAACCGGGATTGTTTTCCCTTCGTGCTCACCCATATCAATCTCGCGGAGACGGTCATCCACAATAATCTGCGCTCCTGTTTCTTTTGCGAGTATTTCCGCTGTCTGCAGGGCTCGCGCGATAGGGGAGGTGTAGATGACAGTCGGGACAATCGAGCTCTTGTTCAGGAATGCTGCCGCAGATGCTGCCTGCCCTTTTCCAAGATCTGTGAGATTGGTACCGGGCATTGTTCCCTGATAGATCGGGATCAGATTTCCCTCGCTCTGGCCGTGGCGGACAACCGATACTTTGGTGAATCGGATCAGCTTATGCGCCATCAGATCTTCTCTGTTCATAATCACCTCCAATTCTTTCTTGTCATCCGTCCGCCAGATCGGGAGCGGGGTTCCCCAGTAGCGGTTGCGGGAAATAGCCCAGTCGCGTGCATTTTCGAGCCATTTACCGAAACGGCCGTCACGCAGGTGTGCCGGCACCCATTCGGTTTCCTGATTCACAAGGAGCATGTCCTGCTTCACTTTGTCGACGCTCACAAACCAGGAGCTGGTTGCGTAGTTCAGAAGCGGGGAGTCACAGCGCCAGCAGTGCGGGTAGCTGTGGCGGTAACTTGCGGATGTGAAGAGAAGGCCCTGCGCCTCCAGCCACTTGATGACTTTCTGATCGACTTTCGAGGGATCATCCTTTGGCTTCACGTCCATACCTGCAAAATCCGTGACAGCAGGGACAAACTGGCCGTTCATTGTGACGTGCTGCAGCGGCTGATAATCCTTTCCGAAAATCTGCTTCCCGACCGTAAAGTCATCCTCACCGAATCCCGGAGCGATGTGCACGATTCCCGTTCCGTCCTCGGTGGTGACAAAATCGCCACTGACCACTTTGAAGGAATCTTTGTAGGCATCCACAAAGTAGGGGAAGAGCGGCTTATACGTTTTCCCAATGAGCGTCTCTCCTTTGAATGCATCTCCTGTGACCTCATGCTCTTTCTTCTCAAAAACCTTTCCAACAAGAGCTGCAGCGACAATGTACACAGCGCCCTCACAGCGAACCCTGACGTAGTCGGTCTCGGGATGCACGGCCAGGAACAAGTTTCCGGGAAGCGTCCACGGCGTCGTCGTCCAAGCTAAAATGTAGGTTCCTGGCTCATCGGCTAGCTCAAAGCGGACGGTTGCAGACTGATCGGTCACATCTTTATATCCCTGTGTGACCTCAAAGTTGCTGAGAGGCGTGCCGCAGCGCGGACAGACGTGCATCGGCTTATATCCCTCATAAATCAGGCCTTTGTCGTGCAGTGACTTGAACACCCACCAGATGGATTCCATGTACTGCGGGTCCATCGTCTTATAGTCATGATCCATATCCACAAACCGCCCGACGCGCTCGACAGTTGCTCTCCATTCCTTCGTATAACGCTGCACAATGCCGCGGCAGAGGTCATTGAAGGCTTTTACGCCCATGGCCTCAATATCCTGCTTTCCCTTGATATTATGCTCCTTCTCGATTTCGTACTCGATCGGGAGGCCATGACAATCCCACCCAAAACGGCGTTCCACGCGCTTTCCTTTCATTGTCTGGTAGCGGGGGATCACGTCTTTGATGGTGCCTGCAAGCAGGTGTCCATAATGCGGCAAACCGGTCGCAAACGGCGGTCCGTCGTAAAAGCTGAATGTGTCGGCCGTACTACGGTTTTTAATGCTGCGCTTGAAGACATCTTCGTCTTTCCAGTACGAGAGAATGCCGTGTTCAAGCTGCGGAAAGGATTGGCGGGGGTCAACGGGGTCAAACATAGAGGGAGTATAGCGGAAATACTGTGGGTTTTAAGGTGCAGTAATGACCTAAATTTTGCTTGACTGCAAGCCATTTATCATTAAAATGCGCGCGCAATGATTAACTTTGTTTCAGTACCGGAAGATACGAGCGAGTTGCTTGAGAATTTGGACGGCGATCTCACGCATTTTGTGACTCAAGTCAGTCCTGATGTGGCAATGAATGTTGCTGATACGGTATCGAAAGGTGTAGAGGATACAAAACAGGAAATGCTCCGTGTCGTTGCAGCAAATGCCGCAATGAGTACAGTCCTCGAAACAGAGAAAAGGACCACATGGGCATTACTTTTCGCAACAGCATTAGAAAAATGCCGCGAAAAGGCACTTTCACTTAATCTGCTTTAAAACAAAGTCTACGAAGATGCAGTAGACTTATTTGTTTTTTTATTTCATTATATTTCCGATGTCTATCGCCAGTAATGGATCGGCAAATGGTTTTGAAAAAGACCCTCTTGAAGATTTAGTCAGAGAGGAGCTTTTAAAAGCTATAAAAGGAAAAGAAGGCATTCTTGAAGA contains the following coding sequences:
- the amrB gene encoding AmmeMemoRadiSam system protein B, with translation MSVSATVAGALLLSGCSDALRLHTYDNPYENPQIFMEGIYAADKEIDPPSAAYPIRAVILPHHLTATRSMAAGVRMLQNQSFKHILLLSPDHFDQCPTPLCTVNSLQETQFGKVYSDRQTVRTLSESQLTTIAPEIFKKEHGVHAVLPYIAHYFPDTPVTAVVLSQKNWKSYSGALLENIKSVLKNDTILMVSSDFSHYLSLTKSNEADERTAETLFSKNLEGVAQLKNPDQTDCAQCLWVLGSIAAERGFYNPSTVAHTNSAILLNNKSVQETTSHFAMVWYQNAALTGDDLAVAGDVTMTRTKRTPKMKPPMQTFWSGSGLRVVNLEGPLLETCPPDRTMFNFCNQLNLWKGMLDYATHWGIMNNHTLDQYVAGLAETRQLIPANGEILVDDHMVDAGPYRFIGLSGLMNPVLDTPLLNLSYQYKQVVAELKNKNPDKMTIVFVHEGIEYRALTSEGENQYLRSFIDAGADVVVAAHTHVVSDMEVYKGKLIFRGVGNFIFDQYDEISTTTGKAVRLRKGKDGIEFQSLIERI
- a CDS encoding phage holin family protein, producing MAESRGFSWPTKIIFQWVLTIGLVWLLSTKLEQYFYLNGGIPAYIIIGSLLTLMNMIMRPVLHIVFAPFHLVFGLIATIIMNWLFLFIIQKIAERMDPAVVTLTFFGGFTGWLVLAVVFGLTNWGMKMVLKA
- a CDS encoding S-layer homology domain-containing protein, with product MNLSRLVLAAGTLGMLYAPAASAKFLSDFVPSTTYVTPEAVEDMTLPSGVTAETKMTRASFTAMVIEHLYSDIEIENCYWDIAPTLPPTFTLLYTDVSVNASYAKQLCIALRDGIARGYKDGSYRPNNEITFAEASKIIARAYGLTPYAEATNRGAWYGPYAFALAERNTIPVSVSTLQHIVTADEAMEMLERLDNDITTRPGTPYKQLDARVVPLNVLLQMNRPTKALVLPPTKTTPSSAASSSSMPSSVGSTSSDTTLPWYKLF
- a CDS encoding aquaporin: MKKSAISSRACVAEFLGTFLLATGVGVTIGIPGSGVPTAVLAGLILGTMVYSIGAISGAHINPAVTVSLFSVGKIKAPAAISYILSQLLGGGLALLLQMYHFPFTLEQSMDNMALTAVGEIIGTFILVWGICSVVYGKVQDSASGLTIGASLTIGAIIASIGSYGVLNPAVAAGLGIFAPVYLLAPFVGGVLAAQLYRWTANGK
- a CDS encoding class I tRNA ligase family protein; this translates as MFDPVDPRQSFPQLEHGILSYWKDEDVFKRSIKNRSTADTFSFYDGPPFATGLPHYGHLLAGTIKDVIPRYQTMKGKRVERRFGWDCHGLPIEYEIEKEHNIKGKQDIEAMGVKAFNDLCRGIVQRYTKEWRATVERVGRFVDMDHDYKTMDPQYMESIWWVFKSLHDKGLIYEGYKPMHVCPRCGTPLSNFEVTQGYKDVTDQSATVRFELADEPGTYILAWTTTPWTLPGNLFLAVHPETDYVRVRCEGAVYIVAAALVGKVFEKKEHEVTGDAFKGETLIGKTYKPLFPYFVDAYKDSFKVVSGDFVTTEDGTGIVHIAPGFGEDDFTVGKQIFGKDYQPLQHVTMNGQFVPAVTDFAGMDVKPKDDPSKVDQKVIKWLEAQGLLFTSASYRHSYPHCWRCDSPLLNYATSSWFVSVDKVKQDMLLVNQETEWVPAHLRDGRFGKWLENARDWAISRNRYWGTPLPIWRTDDKKELEVIMNREDLMAHKLIRFTKVSVVRHGQSEGNLIPIYQGTMPGTNLTDLGKGQAASAAAFLNKSSIVPTVIYTSPIARALQTAEILAKETGAQIIVDDRLREIDMGEHEGKTIPVADLEISKQLRQDKKSLTSPQSTYHLPGMEPWDSVKARIFSFFEETLPKHRSDHIAIVTHGDPMYVVDHFFTKEDPYKIVARELASHATPQTYFWDHSTQSQMDLHKDVIDDLTWSGSLSDASVKLTLVRHGETDRNKDKRFNDDDTPLNATGDMQAETLAKTMGKGTFDVVLSSDLPRAAKTAAFIKKAIDAPHEEEWAMLRERNFGSWKGKTIAEVIKNKPLMYPDMDAALSHHTPENGESLQELLSRAEQAAAMIREKFAGKRVLLVGHGGFIQALRLVIENRSYAEGINLLPQNTEKIDFPLHPVLRRIPDVLDCWFESGSMPYAQSHFPFEQSSSELPKGFPADFIAEGIDQTRGWFYTLTVLSASLFKKPAFKHCIVNGTVLAEDGRKMSKRLKNYPDPVEVVEKHGADALRFALMSSPAVRAEDLRFSEKVVEETVRNVILPLWNSYSFFVTYANAAGFEPSSKPIASNHPLDKWIRAEVQDLVNRMTEQLDQYDLSATCNELGSTIDALTNWYIRLSRRRFAGKTAGEQDVYADGNDAERQAALTTLHEVLLTISQVLAPFCPFITDAIYLNLSPAKHGSIHLTDWPTMQALTKEDDALIRKNRVLRLIVRLGNKIRSEKKIKVRQPLSKSIIAIPVSMLKADDLTNEDLQLLRQELNVKDVTFTEDAGSLGQSIAMVDARKAGPRFGGRVQELIKAGKAGEFTVEENGEVLILDERLSPDEVKIIYNGREGADMAAEGGVVVSMETTLTDELIAEGYARDVIRSVQKLRKESGLLHTDTIGLSIEGMDGVLRSHGQFIADETKSVLGASTGDPITVAIEDTSIVIRFHKV